One Tenebrio molitor chromosome 2, icTenMoli1.1, whole genome shotgun sequence genomic region harbors:
- the LOC138122646 gene encoding methionine aminopeptidase 1D, mitochondrial isoform X1 — protein MYFKTNILLHFRQLWAVKNFWMRKKVDYGKFNIVEPGSVSPQKQVPDYIPKPSYYVTGEPSEVMEAPEIKNHRQILGMRESCKLAANILKRVGNYVKVGLTTDDLDIFTHDLIINSGAYPSPLNYKNFPKSICTSVNNVACHGIPDDRALQDGDIINIDITVFYNGYHGDCSKTFLIGNVDDFGRNLVSTTEICLNEAISICKPGRKFCDIGNLIEKTAANLGFTVVPAFIGHGIGHYFHGPPDIFHIYNNYPGEMRSGMTFTIEPALSYGGKEIVILEDGWTAVTLDFARTAQFEHTVLITDTGVDVLTIPSD, from the exons AT gtattttaaaacaaatattctCCTCCACTTTCGGCAATTGTGGGCTGTGAAAAACTTTTGGATGAGAAAAAA GGTAGATTATGGCAAATTTAACATTGTTGAACCAGGAAGTGTATCACCACAAAAACAAGTCCCTGATTACATACCTAAACCAAGCTATTATGTGACAGGTGAACCCAGTGAAGTTATGGAAGCcccagaaataaaaaatcacaGACAAATTTTAGGAATGAGAGAATCATGCAAATTAGCTGCAAACATTCTTAAAAGAGTTGGAAATTATGTAAAG GTAGGACTTACCACAGATGATCTTGATATTTTCACTCATGATTTAATTATAAACAGTGGCGCCTATCCATCACCATTAAATTACAAGAATTTTCCAAAGTCAATCTGTACTTCTGTAAATAATGTAGCATGTCATGGAATTCCTGATGATCGGGCATTACAAGATGGTGACATTATCAACATTGATATTACA GTTTTTTACAATGGATATCACGGTGATTGTtctaaaacttttttaatagGAAATGTAGACGATTTTGGTAGGAATCTAGTCAGTACTAcagaaatttgtttaaatgaaGCCATCTCTATCTGTAAACCTGGGCGTAAATTTTGCgatattggaaatttaattgaaaaaacagcAGCCAACTTAGGATTTACTGTAGTTCCAGCGTTTATTGGTCACGGCATTGGTCACTATTTTCATGGACCACCTGATATTTTTCATATct ACAATAATTATCCTGGAGAAATGAGATCAGGAATGACATTTACTATAGAACCTGCACTTTCATACGGAGGAAAAGAAATTGTTATTCTTGAGGATGGATGGACAGCAGTAACTCTTGATTTTGCAAGAACTGCACAATTTGAACATACAGTACTCATTACAGACACGGGTGTCGACGTTTTGACGATACCTTCTGACTAA
- the LOC138122646 gene encoding methionine aminopeptidase 1D, mitochondrial isoform X2 — translation MRKKVDYGKFNIVEPGSVSPQKQVPDYIPKPSYYVTGEPSEVMEAPEIKNHRQILGMRESCKLAANILKRVGNYVKVGLTTDDLDIFTHDLIINSGAYPSPLNYKNFPKSICTSVNNVACHGIPDDRALQDGDIINIDITVFYNGYHGDCSKTFLIGNVDDFGRNLVSTTEICLNEAISICKPGRKFCDIGNLIEKTAANLGFTVVPAFIGHGIGHYFHGPPDIFHIYNNYPGEMRSGMTFTIEPALSYGGKEIVILEDGWTAVTLDFARTAQFEHTVLITDTGVDVLTIPSD, via the exons ATGAGAAAAAA GGTAGATTATGGCAAATTTAACATTGTTGAACCAGGAAGTGTATCACCACAAAAACAAGTCCCTGATTACATACCTAAACCAAGCTATTATGTGACAGGTGAACCCAGTGAAGTTATGGAAGCcccagaaataaaaaatcacaGACAAATTTTAGGAATGAGAGAATCATGCAAATTAGCTGCAAACATTCTTAAAAGAGTTGGAAATTATGTAAAG GTAGGACTTACCACAGATGATCTTGATATTTTCACTCATGATTTAATTATAAACAGTGGCGCCTATCCATCACCATTAAATTACAAGAATTTTCCAAAGTCAATCTGTACTTCTGTAAATAATGTAGCATGTCATGGAATTCCTGATGATCGGGCATTACAAGATGGTGACATTATCAACATTGATATTACA GTTTTTTACAATGGATATCACGGTGATTGTtctaaaacttttttaatagGAAATGTAGACGATTTTGGTAGGAATCTAGTCAGTACTAcagaaatttgtttaaatgaaGCCATCTCTATCTGTAAACCTGGGCGTAAATTTTGCgatattggaaatttaattgaaaaaacagcAGCCAACTTAGGATTTACTGTAGTTCCAGCGTTTATTGGTCACGGCATTGGTCACTATTTTCATGGACCACCTGATATTTTTCATATct ACAATAATTATCCTGGAGAAATGAGATCAGGAATGACATTTACTATAGAACCTGCACTTTCATACGGAGGAAAAGAAATTGTTATTCTTGAGGATGGATGGACAGCAGTAACTCTTGATTTTGCAAGAACTGCACAATTTGAACATACAGTACTCATTACAGACACGGGTGTCGACGTTTTGACGATACCTTCTGACTAA